The following proteins come from a genomic window of Pyxidicoccus sp. MSG2:
- the dtd gene encoding D-aminoacyl-tRNA deacylase, with translation MRAVVQRVLEASVTVEGQRVSEIGPGLLVLLGVGKGDTEADVAWMAEKLATLRIFEDAAGKMNLSLEDTSKQLIVVSQFTLYGNAQKGRRPSFIDAMEPTVAKALYERACELLRQRGLTVGTGVFAADMKVALVNDGPVTILLESPGPAAPKPA, from the coding sequence ATGCGAGCCGTGGTGCAGCGAGTGCTGGAGGCGTCGGTGACGGTGGAGGGCCAGCGCGTGAGTGAAATCGGCCCGGGCCTGCTCGTGCTGCTGGGCGTGGGCAAGGGCGACACCGAGGCGGACGTGGCGTGGATGGCGGAGAAGCTCGCCACCCTGCGCATCTTCGAGGACGCCGCCGGGAAGATGAACCTCTCCCTCGAGGACACCTCGAAGCAGCTCATTGTCGTCAGCCAGTTCACCCTCTACGGCAACGCCCAGAAGGGCCGGCGCCCCAGCTTCATCGACGCCATGGAGCCCACCGTCGCCAAGGCCCTCTACGAGCGCGCCTGCGAGTTGCTCCGCCAGCGCGGCCTCACCGTGGGCACCGGCGTCTTCGCCGCCGACATGAAGGTGGCGCTCGTCAACGACGGGCCCGTCACCATCCTCCTGGAGAGCCCCGGCCCCGCCGCACCGAAGCCCGCCTAG
- a CDS encoding ABC transporter permease produces the protein MRRRIGSAAVALVGALLLVSLFLHLVPGDPVDVMLGEQATEVDREALRRAVGLDLPWYSQLGVFSRQLVTGELRTSLPPFQRKVLPAIGTALPYTLVLTVASMLIALALALPLGVAAAARRGTTVDAVAMGTSVAGVALPRFWLGPVLIIVFALKLDWLPVSGAESWRHLVLPALTLGTALAAFLARMTRASMLDALREDYVTVARAKGLSPRVVLWKHAFRNALLPLLTVLGLEFGTLLGGAIVTEKVFAWPGMGTLLLIAIEKRDYNTVRATVLVFTLCYVAVNTLTDAAYARVDPRVRRRE, from the coding sequence GTGAGGCGGCGCATCGGGTCCGCTGCGGTGGCGCTGGTGGGCGCGCTGCTCCTCGTGTCGCTCTTCCTGCATCTCGTTCCGGGAGACCCGGTGGACGTCATGCTCGGAGAGCAGGCTACCGAGGTGGACCGCGAGGCCCTGCGGCGCGCCGTGGGTCTGGACCTGCCGTGGTACTCGCAGCTCGGCGTCTTCTCGCGGCAGCTCGTCACCGGGGAGCTGCGCACGTCGCTGCCGCCCTTCCAGCGCAAGGTGCTGCCAGCCATTGGCACGGCGCTGCCGTACACGCTGGTGCTCACCGTCGCGTCCATGCTCATCGCGCTGGCACTGGCCCTCCCGCTGGGCGTGGCGGCCGCGGCACGACGCGGCACGACGGTGGATGCGGTCGCCATGGGCACCTCGGTAGCGGGAGTGGCGCTGCCGCGCTTCTGGCTCGGCCCCGTGCTCATCATCGTCTTCGCGCTGAAGCTGGACTGGTTGCCCGTCTCGGGCGCGGAGTCGTGGCGGCACCTGGTGCTGCCCGCTCTCACGCTGGGCACCGCGCTGGCCGCGTTCCTCGCGCGGATGACTCGCGCCTCCATGCTCGATGCGCTGCGCGAGGACTACGTCACCGTCGCCCGCGCCAAGGGCCTGTCCCCGCGCGTGGTGCTGTGGAAGCACGCCTTCCGCAATGCACTGCTGCCGCTGCTCACCGTGCTGGGCCTGGAGTTCGGCACGCTGCTGGGCGGCGCCATCGTCACCGAGAAGGTCTTCGCGTGGCCGGGCATGGGCACCCTGCTGCTCATCGCGATCGAGAAGCGCGACTACAACACCGTGCGTGCCACGGTGCTGGTGTTCACGCTCTGCTACGTGGCCGTCAACACGCTCACGGACGCGGCCTACGCCCGGGTGGACCCACGCGTGCGGAGGCGCGAGTGA
- a CDS encoding PTS sugar transporter subunit IIA, whose product MRIAEFLSPQAVIADMQSRTKPEVLRELSATLVRAHPALPADRLVEVLREREKLGSTGIGEGVAIPHGKLPGMAQLQAAFGVSRAGVDFEAIDGRPTHLFFALVAPENSAGVHLKALARISRLFKNPRFRTAILEAPTAADIHALIIQEDARP is encoded by the coding sequence GTGAGAATCGCCGAGTTCCTCAGCCCCCAAGCCGTCATCGCCGACATGCAGTCGCGGACGAAGCCGGAGGTGTTGCGCGAGCTGAGCGCCACGCTGGTGCGCGCCCACCCGGCGCTCCCCGCGGACCGCCTGGTGGAGGTGCTGCGCGAGCGGGAGAAGCTGGGCAGCACCGGCATTGGCGAGGGGGTGGCCATTCCGCACGGCAAGCTGCCGGGCATGGCCCAGCTCCAGGCCGCCTTCGGCGTGTCCCGCGCGGGGGTGGACTTCGAGGCCATCGACGGGCGGCCCACCCACCTGTTCTTCGCGCTGGTGGCGCCGGAGAACAGCGCGGGCGTGCACCTCAAGGCGCTGGCCCGCATCTCCCGGCTCTTCAAGAACCCGCGCTTCCGGACCGCCATCCTCGAGGCGCCCACGGCCGCGGACATCCACGCCCTCATCATCCAGGAAGACGCACGGCCCTGA
- a CDS encoding ABC transporter substrate-binding protein, with protein sequence MPPLPTRALMRGLRGRFVPCLLALFGTVGCRAESPVDGITVLLESPPDSLDDRFALTANGQRLAALITPGLLAFDDASQPVPVLAESFREVSPTLMEFTLRPGLTFHDGTALTAEDVKATFDGLRDAKVRSPRAERYAALKWVEAVDARTVRFHLERPYAPLLAELSAGIIPSERTGADSVAAQGEHPVGAGPFRFESHPDEEHLTLVPFEGWYAGAPSLPRLRFRVVRDETTRVLELLKGRADLAVNVVSPAVLPVLRREPHLRVLSRPGTGFAYVGLNLREGPLADVRVRRALCHLMDVGPVVEHKLNGLARPSQGLLPRANWAWAPSAGCPYSPEESARLLDEAGYPDPDGPGGRPRLTLSLKTSTDRLRRAVGLVLKEQLARGGVQVEVRALEFGTFFDDVRRGRFELFTLKWASVMEPDLLRGAFHSMNIPTAENHWGGFNRGGLRDAALDSILEEAARAPREERKALYAEAQRRLDALMPILPLWHEDSVAVVSTRLEGFEPSAHGLLTPLARARLAPGAREGVP encoded by the coding sequence ATGCCCCCTCTCCCCACCCGGGCCCTCATGCGCGGCCTCCGCGGTCGCTTCGTGCCGTGCCTGCTCGCCCTGTTCGGGACGGTGGGGTGCCGGGCGGAATCGCCCGTGGACGGCATCACGGTGCTGCTGGAGTCGCCGCCGGACAGCCTGGACGACCGCTTCGCTTTGACGGCCAACGGTCAGCGGCTGGCGGCGCTCATCACCCCGGGGCTCCTGGCCTTCGACGACGCGAGCCAGCCGGTGCCGGTGCTGGCCGAGTCCTTCCGCGAGGTGTCCCCCACCCTCATGGAGTTCACGCTCCGCCCGGGCCTCACCTTCCATGACGGCACCGCGCTCACGGCCGAGGACGTGAAGGCCACCTTCGACGGGCTGCGGGACGCGAAGGTCCGCAGTCCCCGCGCGGAGCGGTACGCGGCGCTGAAGTGGGTGGAGGCGGTGGACGCGCGCACCGTGCGCTTCCACCTGGAGCGTCCCTACGCGCCGCTGCTGGCGGAGCTGTCCGCTGGAATCATCCCCTCGGAGCGGACGGGCGCGGACAGCGTGGCGGCACAGGGCGAGCACCCGGTGGGCGCGGGGCCCTTCCGCTTCGAGTCGCATCCGGATGAGGAGCACCTCACGCTGGTGCCCTTCGAGGGCTGGTACGCGGGAGCGCCCTCCCTGCCCCGGCTGCGCTTCCGCGTGGTGCGCGACGAGACGACGCGGGTGCTGGAGTTGCTCAAGGGACGCGCGGACCTGGCGGTCAACGTGGTGTCTCCCGCGGTGCTGCCGGTGCTGCGGCGCGAGCCCCACCTGCGCGTGCTGTCGCGCCCGGGGACGGGCTTCGCGTACGTGGGCCTCAACCTGCGTGAGGGGCCGCTGGCGGACGTGCGGGTGCGGCGAGCGCTGTGCCACCTGATGGATGTGGGGCCGGTGGTGGAGCACAAGCTGAACGGGCTGGCGCGGCCTTCCCAGGGACTGCTGCCTCGCGCGAACTGGGCGTGGGCACCGTCGGCCGGGTGCCCGTATTCGCCCGAGGAGTCCGCGCGGTTGCTCGATGAGGCCGGGTATCCGGACCCGGATGGGCCAGGCGGCAGGCCGCGACTCACGCTGTCCTTGAAGACGAGCACGGACCGGCTGCGCCGCGCGGTGGGGCTGGTGCTGAAGGAGCAGCTCGCTCGCGGTGGTGTGCAGGTGGAGGTGCGGGCGCTGGAGTTCGGCACGTTCTTCGACGACGTGCGCAGGGGACGGTTCGAGCTGTTCACCCTCAAGTGGGCGTCCGTCATGGAGCCGGACCTGCTGCGGGGCGCGTTCCACTCGATGAACATCCCCACGGCGGAGAACCACTGGGGTGGGTTCAACCGGGGTGGCCTTCGCGACGCGGCGCTGGACTCGATTCTGGAGGAGGCGGCTCGCGCGCCGCGTGAGGAGCGCAAGGCCCTGTATGCGGAAGCGCAGCGGCGACTGGATGCGCTGATGCCGATTCTTCCGCTGTGGCACGAGGACAGCGTGGCCGTGGTGTCCACGCGGCTGGAGGGCTTCGAGCCCAGTGCGCATGGCCTGCTCACTCCGCTGGCCCGCGCGCGGCTGGCACCGGGCGCGCGCGAGGGCGTACCGTGA
- a CDS encoding ABC transporter permease, with translation MSRFRLSSWGGRFGLAVAALWVLTALFAPLLAPYAPDRVDLPSELAPPGAAHVLGAGENGIDVLTHVLYGARVSLLVSVFAVVLSGLVGVTLGGIAGYAGGWVDEVLMRIVDVLLAFPGMLLALFITAVLGPSLANVVFALSFTGWTGYARLARGQVLTLREREYVQAARALGSGPGRILFHHLLPNAAGPLLVQATFALPGAILAEASLSFLGLGVPPGTPSWGALVDQGTQYLLVAPHVALFPGAALALTVLGFNLLGDALRDALDPRHLER, from the coding sequence GTGAGCCGCTTCCGCCTGTCCTCCTGGGGTGGCCGCTTCGGGCTCGCCGTGGCCGCGCTGTGGGTCCTCACCGCGCTCTTCGCCCCACTGCTCGCGCCGTACGCGCCGGACCGGGTGGACCTGCCCTCCGAGCTGGCACCTCCCGGCGCCGCGCACGTGCTGGGCGCGGGGGAGAACGGCATCGACGTGCTCACCCACGTGCTGTACGGGGCCCGCGTGTCGCTGCTCGTCTCCGTGTTCGCGGTGGTGCTGTCCGGACTGGTGGGCGTGACACTGGGAGGCATCGCCGGCTACGCGGGCGGCTGGGTGGACGAGGTGCTGATGCGCATCGTCGACGTGCTGCTCGCCTTCCCTGGAATGCTCCTCGCGCTGTTCATCACCGCAGTGCTCGGCCCCAGCCTCGCCAACGTCGTCTTCGCCCTCTCCTTCACCGGGTGGACGGGCTACGCGCGGCTGGCACGCGGGCAGGTGCTCACCCTGCGCGAGCGCGAGTACGTGCAGGCCGCGCGCGCCCTGGGCAGCGGGCCCGGACGCATCCTCTTCCACCACCTGCTGCCCAACGCCGCGGGGCCGCTCCTGGTGCAGGCCACCTTCGCGCTGCCGGGCGCGATTCTGGCCGAGGCCTCGCTGAGCTTCCTCGGCCTCGGCGTCCCACCCGGCACGCCGTCCTGGGGCGCACTCGTGGACCAGGGCACGCAGTACCTCCTCGTCGCCCCGCATGTGGCCCTCTTCCCCGGCGCGGCCCTGGCCCTCACCGTGCTGGGCTTCAACCTGCTCGGGGACGCGCTGAGGGATGCGCTGGACCCGCGCCACCTGGAGCGATAA